One region of Sulfuriroseicoccus oceanibius genomic DNA includes:
- a CDS encoding IS110 family transposase: MNTQNKHYIGVDVSKDKLDFYHPKTKRSWTVPNTPSKVKSELLKLSKQQDEIHIICEPTGGYEKCLLAQALELNIPISLVNPKRARAFAEAMGISAKTDAIDATVLSRFGESITPASRVKPTALQEKMSAIARIKDRFTRQAAAQKTALQKVTDSFVKKELKTQIQSLERAIARCQKQLDTLIAKDAVLREKKRKIESIKGLGLAASTVFLSEMPELGAITDNQASALVGVAPFNKDTGTHSGKRHVRGGRHLLRRSLYMPALCATNHNPILKEFYGRLIAKGKPHHVAITAVIRKLVRLVNRLLSDPNFEPIKQN; encoded by the coding sequence ATGAACACTCAGAACAAACACTATATCGGCGTCGATGTCAGCAAAGATAAACTCGACTTTTATCACCCCAAAACAAAGCGCTCCTGGACCGTTCCCAACACTCCATCAAAGGTAAAATCGGAGCTCCTCAAGCTATCCAAACAACAGGACGAAATCCACATCATCTGTGAGCCTACCGGTGGCTATGAAAAGTGCCTCCTCGCTCAAGCATTGGAGCTAAACATTCCCATCAGCCTGGTTAATCCAAAGCGAGCACGAGCATTTGCCGAGGCCATGGGAATCTCGGCGAAAACTGACGCGATTGATGCCACGGTCTTGTCTCGCTTCGGAGAGTCGATCACCCCGGCATCCCGCGTAAAACCTACAGCTCTGCAGGAGAAGATGTCAGCGATCGCCAGGATTAAGGATCGTTTCACCCGCCAAGCTGCAGCTCAGAAAACGGCCCTTCAAAAGGTCACCGACAGCTTTGTGAAGAAGGAGCTCAAGACCCAAATCCAAAGCCTTGAGCGAGCGATTGCTCGTTGCCAAAAGCAACTCGACACACTCATTGCGAAAGACGCCGTGCTGCGTGAGAAGAAGCGCAAAATCGAGTCGATCAAAGGACTTGGTCTGGCTGCATCCACGGTCTTCTTGTCTGAAATGCCAGAACTGGGCGCAATCACCGACAACCAGGCTTCGGCTTTAGTTGGAGTTGCGCCATTCAACAAAGACACCGGCACTCATAGCGGCAAGAGGCACGTCCGCGGAGGAAGGCATTTACTCCGGCGCAGCCTCTACATGCCTGCTCTATGCGCCACGAACCACAACCCGATTTTGAAGGAATTTTATGGCCGTCTGATCGCCAAAGGAAAACCTCATCATGTCGCCATCACCGCCGTGATCCGAAAGCTTGTCAGACTCGTAAACCGCCTTCTTTCCGACCCCAATTTCGAGCCGATAAAACAAAATTAG
- a CDS encoding alpha-L-fucosidase — translation MRPVFSLFLAACSVFAGGPALAAEAPTHESNLEYFSDAKLGIFVHWNMSSLEAVADPALHPYTDPNSPWFGKGKDTLASGQYEKSKTGTEISWGRVGPRPGKKDNGVVIEDHYTSLPYAQYNRLWERFKPEKLDAEDWADLFRKSGAKYVVLVSKHHDGFPMFDAKRSLRLNEHGYPMVDHNGKAVIAEGQTADLGWKITGERGFGRDVIRELSDAIRKEGLKVGYYYSNPDWTHPNYNPPRGKADPTKGADYSPYMRHHLKQLLTEYGDVFCLWFDGLGGSHPSHWGGDAVYQEVRGYQPATLFNDRYYFSYGGKQQADHRGLEDFATHERKKGYFNTSNRWETCDIICRDHSWSYQNGNPVKPHSVLLTDIIDVVDSGGNFLLNLTPDGNGVLPADQREAITRIGEWMGRFGESVYGTTAGPYKPSGALSSSHRGKYVYLHVRTGLMVGPSFRVPGLEGNELRSAKLLHGGELEVARREGDYYLTLPAGEMLEPVIDCVVLEFAGRVDSTRFYELPSAGADYSAYGRILNDGAICTSADADPKWSPNPQQLMDLKSEQRFGFHSMEMESPSVLIDLRKVENVKHIAITNRADSHQERAAGLLVEYSTDGKTFHKLWQDDSKPENVPERWAIPVGSEKTGAFIPGKPLRYLRVSLPGKGRTLHLQHIAVVGE, via the coding sequence ATGCGACCTGTCTTTTCACTTTTTCTGGCTGCCTGCTCCGTGTTTGCCGGTGGCCCGGCTCTTGCCGCTGAGGCTCCGACCCATGAGAGCAATCTGGAATACTTCTCCGATGCCAAGTTGGGGATCTTCGTTCACTGGAACATGAGCAGCCTCGAAGCGGTGGCCGATCCGGCGCTTCATCCTTATACCGATCCGAACTCGCCCTGGTTTGGCAAAGGCAAAGACACTCTGGCGTCGGGGCAGTATGAGAAGTCGAAGACGGGGACCGAAATCTCGTGGGGGCGCGTTGGTCCGAGACCGGGCAAGAAGGATAACGGGGTGGTGATCGAGGACCACTACACGTCACTGCCCTACGCGCAATACAATCGTCTCTGGGAACGCTTCAAGCCCGAGAAGCTCGATGCGGAGGATTGGGCGGATCTCTTCCGTAAGTCCGGGGCCAAGTATGTGGTTCTCGTGAGCAAACATCACGACGGGTTTCCGATGTTTGATGCCAAGCGCTCGCTGCGGCTCAATGAACACGGGTACCCGATGGTAGATCACAATGGCAAAGCGGTGATTGCCGAGGGCCAGACTGCGGACCTAGGCTGGAAGATTACCGGAGAGCGGGGCTTCGGCCGCGACGTGATCCGCGAGCTTTCCGATGCCATTCGCAAGGAGGGCCTTAAAGTGGGTTATTACTATTCCAATCCGGATTGGACTCACCCGAACTACAATCCACCACGCGGCAAGGCGGATCCGACCAAAGGCGCCGACTACTCGCCCTACATGCGGCATCACCTCAAGCAACTGCTCACCGAATATGGTGATGTGTTCTGCTTGTGGTTCGACGGACTGGGCGGCAGCCATCCCAGCCACTGGGGAGGCGATGCGGTGTACCAGGAGGTTCGGGGCTATCAGCCAGCGACGCTTTTTAATGATCGTTACTACTTCTCCTACGGCGGGAAGCAACAGGCCGACCACCGGGGCTTGGAGGATTTCGCGACTCATGAGCGCAAAAAGGGCTACTTCAATACCAGTAACCGATGGGAGACCTGCGATATCATCTGCCGCGACCATAGCTGGTCCTATCAGAACGGAAATCCGGTGAAACCGCACTCCGTCCTTCTTACCGACATCATCGATGTGGTGGACTCCGGTGGGAACTTCCTGCTCAACCTGACGCCGGATGGCAACGGGGTTCTCCCCGCCGACCAACGGGAAGCGATCACGCGAATCGGCGAGTGGATGGGGCGATTTGGCGAGTCTGTGTATGGAACCACGGCCGGACCTTATAAGCCATCAGGGGCACTGAGTTCGTCGCATCGTGGCAAGTATGTATATCTGCACGTTCGCACGGGATTGATGGTCGGGCCCAGCTTCCGAGTGCCGGGGCTGGAGGGGAACGAGCTCCGCTCTGCAAAGTTGCTACATGGTGGAGAACTTGAGGTCGCACGTAGGGAGGGCGATTACTATCTGACCCTTCCCGCCGGGGAAATGTTGGAGCCCGTGATCGACTGCGTGGTGCTGGAGTTTGCGGGTCGTGTCGATTCGACGCGTTTCTACGAATTGCCGAGCGCCGGGGCTGACTACTCAGCCTACGGCCGCATTCTCAATGACGGAGCCATTTGTACGAGTGCCGACGCCGATCCTAAGTGGAGTCCAAATCCGCAACAACTGATGGATCTAAAGAGCGAGCAGCGCTTTGGATTCCACTCGATGGAAATGGAGTCGCCCTCGGTGCTGATAGACCTTCGCAAGGTGGAGAACGTGAAGCACATCGCCATTACCAACCGCGCCGACTCCCATCAAGAGCGCGCAGCTGGATTACTGGTGGAGTATTCAACCGATGGCAAGACATTCCACAAGCTGTGGCAGGACGACTCGAAACCTGAGAACGTGCCAGAGCGGTGGGCTATTCCGGTAGGATCCGAGAAAACCGGAGCCTTCATTCCCGGCAAACCACTCCGCTACCTGCGTGTCAGCCTTCCCGGCAAGGGCCGGACACTTCACCTGCAGCACATTGCGGTGGTAGGTGAGTGA
- a CDS encoding NAD(P)-dependent oxidoreductase, translated as MNKESTKIGFVGVGRMGANMARHLVVDCGWEVTAIYDLDQAVAGELAAELGPEAVACSRLSDVTARADVIITVVTDDAAMRSIFAEGDEHLLVGAEGKVFINCATVSPEVHREVAGMAAKAGASTLEGCMASSISHARNGELYLMVAGDRDVFDAQRPLLDDLSADLRYCGEAGKAAEVKALVNMVMNMNTAALAEGLGLADALGLDLAMVTEVFSQTGAASRVLETDSDDMIGRDHECWFSAAHAAKDSGIAANLAAQQGLHLPVNEATLRQYQRLVEVGKGELDKSGIAELTFKGRHDDGEGGASFEI; from the coding sequence ATGAACAAAGAGAGTACGAAAATTGGCTTTGTCGGGGTGGGGCGGATGGGGGCGAACATGGCCCGCCATCTGGTAGTGGATTGTGGATGGGAAGTGACTGCGATCTATGATTTGGATCAAGCGGTGGCGGGTGAACTGGCCGCGGAGCTCGGGCCGGAGGCTGTGGCCTGTTCGCGGTTGAGCGATGTGACCGCGCGCGCCGATGTGATCATTACGGTGGTCACTGATGATGCGGCGATGCGGAGCATTTTTGCCGAGGGTGATGAGCATCTGCTAGTGGGGGCAGAGGGTAAGGTGTTCATCAACTGTGCAACGGTGTCGCCCGAGGTGCATCGCGAGGTGGCTGGGATGGCGGCAAAGGCAGGAGCTTCTACGTTGGAGGGATGTATGGCGTCGAGCATCAGTCATGCCCGCAATGGCGAGCTTTACCTGATGGTGGCTGGTGACCGCGATGTGTTTGATGCGCAGCGTCCGCTGCTCGACGACCTGAGTGCGGATTTGCGTTATTGTGGCGAGGCCGGCAAGGCGGCCGAGGTGAAGGCGCTGGTCAACATGGTGATGAATATGAACACGGCAGCACTGGCCGAGGGCCTGGGGTTGGCCGATGCGTTGGGTCTCGATCTGGCAATGGTGACCGAGGTCTTTTCCCAGACGGGAGCGGCATCGAGGGTGCTCGAAACGGACAGTGACGATATGATTGGCAGGGACCACGAATGCTGGTTCTCTGCGGCGCATGCGGCGAAGGATTCAGGGATCGCAGCCAACCTTGCCGCCCAACAAGGCCTGCATCTGCCGGTGAATGAGGCAACGCTGAGGCAGTATCAACGTCTCGTTGAAGTGGGCAAGGGCGAGCTCGATAAGTCGGGGATTGCCGAGTTGACGTTCAAGGGCCGCCACGATGATGGCGAGGGCGGGGCGTCGTTTGAGATCTGA